In a single window of the Nicotiana tomentosiformis chromosome 10, ASM39032v3, whole genome shotgun sequence genome:
- the LOC104096389 gene encoding protein WHAT'S THIS FACTOR 1, chloroplastic, with product MKHLTMQMMLTFPVRIQLQSNKCTFPLHSDFLPGKSRDHYFSKSSKFPKKNTISVSTSITCSNPGPHKLVRDRKLDKHVVKNNNIRFVQKLKTLLLSKPKHFMPINVLSKCRGYLTLSKPRSILSMIHRYPTIFELFTIPTPPTPFNATKPLSHLCVRLTPVAAALFRKELELKYAVSVLLAAKLQKLLMLTTHHRLLLSKLVHIAPDLGLPVNFRSRLCNEYPDKFRVVDTSYGRALELVSCDPALANALPSRAADHVSLGLIVDRPLKFKHLKLRRGLNLKRRHEEYLIMFKELPDVCPYNTKVKDFYKESINAEKRACAVAREVLGMMVEKRTLVDHLTHFRKEFGLPNKLRAMLIRHPELFYVSVKGLRDSVFLVEGYNDRGKLLEKDEMLVIKDQLMKLVREGKRMKRERRKAFAKGDMNEYCKKTVLHRQDDDEVEDDNYFEQFDGLDELFEFEDSNSEKGIDDDGDFGSKDGSDYDENIELWAIQDETQLWTTEAHTSMQNDNAGSSGPW from the coding sequence ATGAAACATCTCACCATGCAAATGATGCTCACTTTCCCTGTAAGAATCCAACTCCAAAGCAACAAGTGCACTTTCCCGCTCCACTCAGATTTCTTACCCGGTAAAAGCAGAGACCATTATTTCTCTAAATCCAGCAAATTCCCCAAGAAAAATACCATTTCTGTTTCTACCTCTATTACTTGCTCTAATCCGGGGCCTCACAAACTAGTCCGAGATCGCAAGTTGGACAAACATGTCGTCAAGAACAACAATATTCGGTTCGTTCAGAAGCTTAAAACACTACTACTTTCAAAACCAAAGCATTTCATGCCTATCAATGTTCTTTCAAAATGCAGGGGCTATTTAACCCTCTCAAAACCTCGGTCTATTCTTTCGATGATTCATCGTTATCCGACAATCTTTGAGCTCTTCACTATACCAACACCTCCTACACCATTCAACGCCACGAAACCACTTTCTCATCTGTGTGTTCGCCTCACTCCAGTTGCTGCTGCCCTGTTTCGTAAAGAATTGGAACTGAAATATGCCGTGTCAGTTCTTTTGGCTGCCAAGTTGCAGAAGCTTCTAATGCTCACGACCCATCATAGACTATTACTGTCCAAGCTAGTTCACATTGCACCTGATCTTGGTTTGCCTGTTAATTTCCGTTCTCGCCTTTGCAATGAGTACCCTGATAAGTTTCGTGTTGTGGATACTTCTTATGGTCGTGCCCTTGAGCTTGTTTCTTGTGATCCAGCTCTAGCGAATGCTTTACCATCTCGTGCGGCTGACCATGTTTCACTTGGGTTGATTGTAGATAGACCATTAAAGTTCAAGCATTTGAAACTTCGAAGGGGACTTAATTTGAAGAGACGGCATGAGGAGTACCTTATAATGTTTAAAGAATTACCGGATGTGTGTCCTTATAACACAAAAGTAAAAGATTTCTATAAAGAATCGATCAATGCAGAGAAGAGGGCTTGTGCAGTGGCGAGGGAAGTTTTGGGGATGATGGTTGAGAAGAGGACTTTGGTTGATCACTTGACACATTTTAGGAAGGagtttggcttgcctaacaaatTAAGGGCTATGCTCATTAGGCACCCTGAGTTATTCTATGTGAGTGTGAAGGGGCTGAGAGACTCTGTCTTTCTAGTAGAAGGCTATAATGATAGAGGCAAACTGTTGGAGAAGGATGAAATGCTGGTCATAAAAGATCAGCTGATGAAACTTGTTAGGGAGGGGAAGAGAATGAAAAGAGAAAGAAGGAAGGCTTTTGCCAAAGGTGACATGAACGAGTATTGCAAGAAAACTGTTTTGCATCGTCAGGATGATGATGAAGTTGAAGACGACAACTACTTTGAACAATTTGATGGTTTAGATGAATTGTTTGAATTTGAAGATTCTAATTCAGAGAAAGGTATAGATGATGATGGAGATTTTGGTTCTAAGGATGGCTCTGACTATGATGAAAACATCGAATTATGGGCTATCCAAGATGAAACACAGTTGTGGACAACTGAGGCGCATACTTCTATGCAAAATGATAACGCTGGAAGTTCAGGACCTTGGTAG